From the genome of Thermodesulfobacteriota bacterium, one region includes:
- a CDS encoding AbrB/MazE/SpoVT family DNA-binding domain-containing protein has translation MLTTVTTKGQVTIPKVIRDFLRVQPNDRVDFVVEGGQVVVRPVKTLKDLRGAVTAAGPGDFEAERANAKAAVGKRVSEEMS, from the coding sequence ATGTTGACGACCGTGACCACTAAGGGACAGGTAACGATTCCAAAGGTCATCCGCGATTTTCTTCGGGTCCAGCCCAACGACCGGGTCGACTTTGTGGTGGAGGGCGGCCAGGTGGTGGTCCGGCCCGTGAAGACCTTGAAGGACCTGCGCGGGGCCGTGACAGCGGCCGGTCCCGGCGACTTCGAGGCAGAGCGGGCCAACGCCAAGGCCGCCGTGGGCAAGCGGGTGTCGGAGGAGATGTCGTGA